The window TTATCGAGACTGCCAGAAATATCACTTCGAGGATTACAGAGAAGGTGAGTCTTTCTTGTCTTATCTTGTGCTTTAGACACCAACACTCATTTTGTGGTCCACAAACTTAAATTTGTTTATTCTGGTGCATGTCATGTCATTACTGCCAAATGGAAGTTTGTATCTACGTGGATTCTATCACATGATATAAAGTGTTGATTGGTTCCAAAAAGCTATAGTAGATGTATTTTGTGATGATTATTAGAAATTTGTTACTATATACATTTCTTTTAAATCAACCTCCATTAACATGTATGTATAGTCCGTTActgagtttttcacccaagtttaAGATATGATGAGTGGCTTATATAGAATATTCTTGAGTCGTGAAATTTTTATGTATACATTAATGATAGTGCTATGGTTTTGTTGAGTGGTATATTGGGGTatctaaataatttttgttttgttataaataGGAAGTGAAGAGGAAAGAAGTGAATTATGAGCAATATGAAGGGATTCAGATGGCTTATCGAGTGGCTCAGCGTCTTATATGTTTGAAATATTCAAGTCAAGATGAAGATTCCATCCGACAAGCTCTTCAACATTTGAAAGAGTGTTATGCCAATGGTAATGTTTAGATTAATGTTGTCGTTAATGTACCTTGGTAGATGCTATATTGATGAGGTACAATAGAAACAGTCCAAATGTAAGAAGTAAACCATTGATGCTAACAACTGCACCTCTGATTCAAGCTGAAGAAGCTTCAGAGGTGTATAATGGTGATGTCATGGAGACTATTCCATTACCCAAACCAACAAAAGTTGACCAGCTATTATGACCAAAGTATGCACGCAATACACTTTGTTGAAACATATATCGTTCATCCATCCGTCAATTACTGCACCTATGATGGCCCCAGCTAGAGCATGCTAACGATGGACATGGTTTTTTGCGATATCaaatttgtgtttttgaaaaaaatattatgtttaaaatTCATAAAGAAGGGCTACACCGTTCAAAATGTTTAGACTTTGAACAAAGAATTGGCACATTATTCTTTGGTTTTTGTATCTCAGTATTGATATAACATGTCGTTACTTACTAAAAGTGACAAAATGGGTCGGTTTTATAGAAATTTGAAAGCATGTGCTAGTTAGAACGACCCTGCTTTAACCCTTTGTCTCTTTCAGAACTATAAGAGGTTTTTGGTACAATGAAATGGAAAGGGTGGAAAGGAAATGAGAAAGACTTCTTATGTTTGGTTGTAATGGAGAATgggaaagagaatcgagaagTGGGAATCGATTCTATTCCCTCAATTCTGTATAAAATGTAGAGAATGGATGggaatgaattttttttttttttggttttagtgatgttatatgtattaaatttggttattatttaaaattttgtattttttatatattcattctctgtttgTATCAAATGATGGAATCGATTCTttttcaaatactcattctctttcccactatattcattctctattacattttcattctctttaattCACTCTTACCAAACACTCCCTAAAAGGAGTAGAATTGATTGCGTAAGAATTTTAtcatgttttaattaatttccaCGTATAAGCTCCAAATATTAATAGAAGTTTGGCAAGTTACCAAAAAAAGAAAGCATAATTTAGTGATAGAATGTTCAAGAAGAACAGCCTATTTAAGATCGATGTATAGTCAAACAGAAACAGGAATTGTcaactatatatacacacacacacatataggaCTGTCTATTGGGATGAATCAAATGAATCATAAAAACAATATGAAAAGGGTCGATGTTGAAATAGTAGCTAAAGAAACCATCAAACCAACCTCTTCAACTGATCTTCCAAGAACTTATACTTTATCATGCTTGGACCAAATTGCCGTTGATGCCTATATCCCATTTGTGTTATTTCTTCCTAATAATAATACCAGCAGGGGCGGGATCATTACTGATGATGTCGTAAGCAAAAGATCGAAACTACTCAAGGAGACTTTACCTGCCATCCTATCTCGATTTTATCCGTTCGTTGGAAAACTTAAGGACAATGTGGTTATAGAGGGTAACAGCGAAGGTGGTGTCTTTTACGTGGAGGCTCGAGTCAAACAGACACTTGAAGAATTTTTATGTCACCCGGATGATGATAAGATCAGAGAGTTGTTGCCTGAAAAGCCTCACATCAATGAATCTTGGATGGGAAATAATTACGCTATAGGCGTTCAGGTACGTTAAGTTTTATCTTGTTAagtttatattcatatatatattaattaaagtgATGATCAATAAACAAGTTGAACtgaacatatttatatataatacgtGTCGATCAGGTGAACATTTTCGGTTGTGGTGGAATTGGTCTTAGCATGGTCTTGTCACACAAGATTATAGATTTCCAAACATATATGATCTTCATGAAAGCATGGGCTGCAGCTGTTAAAGGTGAACCTGAAACAATTTCACCAAGTTTCGTGGCTTCTGATGTCTTTCCCAGTGATCCAAATCTTTTATTAAGTCACAAGCCTCGTAAGTCATCACAACTGTTTAGTACAAAAAGATTCGTGTTTGATTCTACCGTTTTGGCTATCCTGAAATCCCAACCTGTTGCAAACAACACATCACGTGGCCCAACTCGCATGGAGGCCACGACTGCCTTAATTTGGAAGGCTGCTGCAAAAGCATCATCTGAAGTCAAAGCATTTAACCAACAATCACCCTATGTTATGTTGTCAGTGGTCAATATCCGGAAAAGGTCATCACCTCCTTTGCCAGAAAACTCCATTGGAAACCTGTTTACTCCAGCCGTTGCATTATGCTTTCCTACGAGCAAACCAGACTTGCCAACCCTGATTGGTGAGTTGCGAGACTCCATAGCAAAGGAAAACTCGGAGAAAATCGAGTCCATGAAAGGGGAAAACGGATTGAAGATGATAAAAGAGAGTTTTAAACATCAAATGGATGCGATCAGCGAAACAGAGTACGTCATGGTGACTACGAGTGTGTTGAACATGGGTATATATGACTTGGATTTCGGATGGGGAAAGCCGGTGTGGTTTTACTATATAAATCCATCAATGACTAGTAGACTTTTGGTTTTGATCGATACGCCACAAGGTGATGTTGGTGTTGAAGCCATAGTCACATTAACATCAGATGAAATGGAGATTTTCCAGTGTGATACTGAGCTTCTTTCTTATGCCACTCTCAACCCTTGTCCTCTCTGATTTTCTTTCCAAGTATTAATGAGTCAGATACTAGGTATTTACGAATAATTCacgcctttaaaaaaaataagtatagaTCCGTTGCCATTGGATATGTGTTATGATATATCGtttatccttttcttttttcttttaacgtTTGATTGGAGTTTGAATGTCATGGAAAACTATCTAGTAATTCTACTGAGAGATAAACATTTGAGTAATTCTTGTTTataatgattataaaaaccTCCAAGTCTTTGGATATCATGATTTAAGAGGTTGGGTGAAACTAAACGGTTTTTAATTATTAGAtgtgttacatttttttttttttgtaagattaATGCAAATGGTTAGTCCAAATTCAGATCATCTGCCAAACTACACGTATCTAACTTGGATCAGATAATGATAAACTCAAATGCCCTACAATATGAATGTTGTGAAATGGACAAGAAAGTTATGGAGAGGCACCAGAATTACGTGTATGGGACTATGGGAGTAAATGAAGATAATgtaatatttcttttttcttgttaaactattttgataaaaaaaataaaataaaatcgtGTTTAGGAGTTAACCATGGTCTCTTattcataaaaacaaaaacatctaCCAAGTGGATCATTCCCACATTGATGATACATAATGCATATCTAATTTGGAAATattaatccttttaattaaatatcataataatctttttaactatgggatgatgacatgtgaaaaaatcagaagacaagattaggaaagaaaattagtggatacTACATGTCACATTCTCAATGCATTAACAGGATTATTAAGCTATTTagttaagaggatttatcatttccttATTTAATGGATAGAAattctatttattattttgttaatgaatttttggttaacttttTGGTGGGGTCCAAGACCTcgcttttgaatttttttttgcccCTTAGCTATATTTTATCCGTTCGAAAGTTATCTTATACATTAAAAACGTTGTTTTTTAAGTGACTAAAttgattaagtgactgaatgtataaataatgtttgtatggattaagtcaatacagtcattttttatttattaagttataaaaaaaacacttttgatAACGTAatgaattaagtatttttaattaaatcatgaatatttcaataaaaacattaacaaacaCCACCTAAGCCAATTTGATGCATGGTCAACATCTACGATAAGCGATAAGTTTTTCTAGATATCGTATCGGAACATTTGggaaaaatatacatataaagtttatttttaatctatactcccttataataCAAACTAGGTATTCTATTTTTGGAATCTTTTAatctcttaaaacatttataacacacatcttttatctattaaattactttcattaactCCTTAAATCACAAGacttattttacatcaattatctatcttaCTCGCCACCATCGCCATTACAATTCACCACCGACACGCTGACGCCtacaccgtcgcattgcgcgggtattcGTATACTATTTTTAAATTCCAATTATTCTTTATATGTTTGCTTGAAAGGCCCAACTGAAGAGGGCCCAGCTATGCAGTAATGTCTTGTTTAGTTTCAATCCTGAATCACTCTCCCTTCTTCCCTCTTCCTCTCACTCACGAACCCTAATTAATATTCTCTTTTCATATCTCCATATTTGTTAAGCATtattgttcaatatatatatatatatatatgtgtgtgtgtgtgtgtattgtgATCCTTTCATTTGATCTACATTACTAAACAAGAAACACAACATCGGTATGCTCTTATAcatcttttctttaattttatttgtttgtaattagtttgaatttttttaatttgatgtaaAATGTGGTTGATTTGTGAGCTTATTTAAATGGTAAAAGTAGTTTTATTGTAGGTGAAACTGTACATTTTGTTGCTGATGTACTAAATCTTGATCTGTGTACAAGGTAAATTCTGGAATAccaattatatatgtgtgttttcaGTACATGGGTTGACTTTTTGTTGGATCTTGGTTTTTGGATGTATGCTAGATCAAAAAGTTTTGGACTTTTTGA is drawn from Erigeron canadensis isolate Cc75 chromosome 9, C_canadensis_v1, whole genome shotgun sequence and contains these coding sequences:
- the LOC122582924 gene encoding salutaridinol 7-O-acetyltransferase-like isoform X2 is translated as MKRVDVEIVAKETIKPTSSTDLPRTYTLSCLDQIAVDAYIPFVLFLPNNNTSRGGIITDDVVSKRSKLLKETLPAILSRFYPFVGKLKDNVVIEGNSEGGVFYVEARVKQTLEEFLCHPDDDKIRELLPEKPHINESWMGNNYAIGVQVNIFGCGGIGLSMVLSHKIIDFQTYMIFMKAWAAAVKGEPETISPSFVASDVFPSDPNLLLSHKPLVNIRKRSSPPLPENSIGNLFTPAVALCFPTSKPDLPTLIGELRDSIAKENSEKIESMKGENGLKMIKESFKHQMDAISETEYVMVTTSVLNMGIYDLDFGWGKPVWFYYINPSMTSRLLVLIDTPQGDVGVEAIVTLTSDEMEIFQCDTELLSYATLNPCPL
- the LOC122582924 gene encoding stemmadenine O-acetyltransferase-like isoform X1, which translates into the protein MKRVDVEIVAKETIKPTSSTDLPRTYTLSCLDQIAVDAYIPFVLFLPNNNTSRGGIITDDVVSKRSKLLKETLPAILSRFYPFVGKLKDNVVIEGNSEGGVFYVEARVKQTLEEFLCHPDDDKIRELLPEKPHINESWMGNNYAIGVQVNIFGCGGIGLSMVLSHKIIDFQTYMIFMKAWAAAVKGEPETISPSFVASDVFPSDPNLLLSHKPRKSSQLFSTKRFVFDSTVLAILKSQPVANNTSRGPTRMEATTALIWKAAAKASSEVKAFNQQSPYVMLSVVNIRKRSSPPLPENSIGNLFTPAVALCFPTSKPDLPTLIGELRDSIAKENSEKIESMKGENGLKMIKESFKHQMDAISETEYVMVTTSVLNMGIYDLDFGWGKPVWFYYINPSMTSRLLVLIDTPQGDVGVEAIVTLTSDEMEIFQCDTELLSYATLNPCPL